From bacterium:
TCTCGTCCCTGCCGTTCCTGTACGTGCGCAGCCAGGGGCTTCACCTCGCGGTCGGCGTGGCGATCGGCCTTCTCTTGCTTGTGGTCGACTACCGGGTGTTCGCGTCGGGCGCCCGCGCGCTCTACGTGCTCAACCTGCTCCTGCTCGCCGCCGTGCTGGTCGCCGGGCGCACCAGCCTCGGCGCGCAACGCTGGATCCCCCTCGGCCCGCTCGGGCAATTTCAGCCGTCGGAGATGGCCAAGATTGTCATCGTCCTCACGCTCGCCAAGCACATGGCCGACCGCCCGGGGCCCTACCGCTCCGTGTGGAGCCTTCTCCCGTTCCTCGGGCACGTGGCCGTGCCGATGGTGCTGATCTTCAAACAGCCCGACCTGGGGACGGCGCTGGTCTACGGCGCCATCTTCGTCGGCATGCTCTACGCGGCGGGGGCGCGGCGGCGGGACCTCGCCACCCTGGGCGGGGCGGCGTTGGTGGTCGCTCCGATCTTCTGGCACCTGCTCAAGGAATATCAGCGCCGCCGGCTGCTCGCCTTCGTCCACCCCAGCCTCGACCCGCTGGGCTCGGGGTACGGGATCATCCAATCGAAGATCGCGGTGGGCAGTGGCCTGGTGTGGGGGAAGGGATTGTTCGAGGGCACCCAGGGCGTGCTGCGGTTCGTCCCCGAGCACCACACCGACTTCATCTTCTCGGTGATCGGCGAGGAAGTCGGGTTCGTCGGGTCGATGCTGCTGCTGGGGCTGTTCTTGCTCTTCGTCTGGCGCGGGCTGCACATCGCCGCCGTGGCCCGCGATCGGTTCGGCGGCCTGGTCGCGGTGGGGATCGTCTCCATGGTCGCGTTCCACGTGTTCGTGAACGTGGGCATGACCGTGGGGATCATGCCGATCACCGGCATCCCACTGCCGTTCATCAGTTACGGCGGCAGCGCGCTGATGGCCATGGTCTGGGCGACGGCGATCCTGCTGAACGTCGGGATGCGCCACCAAAAAAC
This genomic window contains:
- the rodA gene encoding rod shape-determining protein RodA, which encodes MSTALAGAPLPAPAGPRRFLRHLDVLLLGAVVALVGFGLVMVYSSTHVSSLPFLYVRSQGLHLAVGVAIGLLLLVVDYRVFASGARALYVLNLLLLAAVLVAGRTSLGAQRWIPLGPLGQFQPSEMAKIVIVLTLAKHMADRPGPYRSVWSLLPFLGHVAVPMVLIFKQPDLGTALVYGAIFVGMLYAAGARRRDLATLGGAALVVAPIFWHLLKEYQRRRLLAFVHPSLDPLGSGYGIIQSKIAVGSGLVWGKGLFEGTQGVLRFVPEHHTDFIFSVIGEEVGFVGSMLLLGLFLLFVWRGLHIAAVARDRFGGLVAVGIVSMVAFHVFVNVGMTVGIMPITGIPLPFISYGGSALMAMVWATAILLNVGMRHQKTGIGFDASPASPVRVIRLVGRPERPEE